One Myxococcus stipitatus DNA segment encodes these proteins:
- the mvaD gene encoding diphosphomevalonate decarboxylase, translated as MKATALAHPNIALVKYWGKRDEALILPHQSSLSLTLSPMSVTTTVEFGAASDQVELNGHVAKGSERERVLRLLETVRAQSRTALGPARMVSRGDFPMAAGLASSAAGFAALAVAARAAAGLPRDTRAESILARLGSGSACRSVQGGFCEWQRGERADGEDSFAVQRFDVSHWPELRMVVAVVDRGEKDVKSRDGMKHTIETSPYYPAWVKDAEAEVPVARELIARKDLQALGELCERNAWRMHCTSLAADPPLCYLEAGTLGLIQHLREARKKGVPVWFTLDAGPNPVLLTDAAHEVAAEALARACGALDVIRCVPGGDAELKQEHLF; from the coding sequence ATGAAAGCCACTGCCCTCGCGCATCCCAACATCGCCCTGGTGAAGTACTGGGGGAAGCGGGACGAAGCGCTCATCCTCCCGCACCAGTCGAGCCTGTCGCTGACGCTGTCGCCCATGTCGGTGACGACCACGGTGGAGTTCGGCGCCGCCAGCGACCAGGTGGAGCTCAACGGCCACGTGGCGAAGGGCAGCGAGCGCGAGCGCGTGCTGCGGCTGCTGGAGACGGTGCGGGCCCAGTCGAGGACGGCGCTGGGGCCCGCGCGGATGGTGTCTCGCGGGGACTTCCCCATGGCGGCGGGGCTGGCGTCGAGCGCGGCGGGGTTCGCGGCGCTGGCGGTGGCGGCGCGCGCGGCGGCGGGCCTGCCTCGGGACACGCGCGCGGAGAGCATCCTGGCGCGCCTGGGCAGCGGGTCGGCGTGTCGCAGCGTCCAGGGCGGCTTCTGCGAGTGGCAGCGGGGCGAGCGCGCGGACGGCGAGGACAGCTTCGCGGTGCAGCGCTTCGACGTCTCGCACTGGCCGGAGCTGCGCATGGTGGTGGCGGTGGTCGACCGGGGCGAGAAGGACGTGAAGTCCCGCGACGGCATGAAGCACACCATCGAGACCAGCCCCTACTACCCGGCCTGGGTGAAGGACGCGGAGGCCGAGGTCCCCGTGGCCCGCGAGCTCATCGCCCGAAAGGACCTGCAGGCGCTGGGCGAGCTGTGCGAGCGCAACGCGTGGCGGATGCATTGCACGTCGCTCGCGGCGGATCCTCCGCTCTGCTACCTGGAGGCGGGCACCCTGGGCCTCATCCAGCACCTGCGCGAGGCTCGCAAGAAGGGCGTGCCGGTGTGGTTCACGCTGGACGCGGGCCCCAACCCGGTGCTGCTGACGGACGCGGCGCATGAGGTGGCGGCGGAGGCGCTGGCCCGCGCGTGCGGCGCGCTGGACGTGATTCGCTGCGTGCCGGGCGGCGACGCCGAGCTGAAGCAGGAGCACCTGTTCTGA
- a CDS encoding mevalonate kinase, translated as MERALSAPGKLFVSGEYAVLWGGVARVAAVAPRTGAYVRRRADARVHVCLEEGTLAGSVTPRGVAWAREVPAGFSFVARTLDEALRAHGRPSPGFDFAVAPSAVGPNGQKLGMGGSACATVLAAEAARYVLEERFDALKLALVSHSLGQGGKGSGGDVAASFAGGVLRYRRYDVAALAEASNGSRLKAALAEAPAVDVWRLPSPRVSLAYAFTGESASTRVLIGQVEARLEEAGRRAFVARSDALGQAIEEGLGGGDFQAFSEAVKAQHALLLELGPLETEAIRRILAMAAAYGCVGKQSGAGGGDGCILFAPDERTRDELCEGLTARGFHTLTLAPEPGVRGEAQLDARLRTWLDALV; from the coding sequence ATGGAGCGCGCCCTCTCGGCCCCGGGGAAGCTGTTCGTCTCCGGCGAGTACGCCGTGCTGTGGGGTGGGGTGGCGCGGGTGGCGGCGGTGGCGCCCCGGACGGGGGCCTACGTGCGCAGGCGCGCCGACGCGCGCGTGCACGTGTGCCTGGAGGAGGGCACGCTGGCGGGCAGCGTCACGCCCCGGGGCGTGGCGTGGGCGCGTGAGGTGCCGGCGGGCTTCTCCTTCGTCGCGCGCACCCTGGACGAGGCGCTGCGCGCGCACGGCCGGCCCAGCCCGGGCTTCGACTTCGCGGTGGCGCCCTCGGCGGTGGGGCCCAATGGCCAGAAGCTGGGCATGGGCGGCAGCGCGTGCGCCACGGTGCTCGCGGCCGAGGCGGCGCGCTACGTGCTGGAGGAGCGCTTCGACGCGCTGAAGCTGGCGCTGGTGTCCCATTCGCTCGGGCAGGGCGGCAAGGGCAGCGGCGGCGACGTGGCGGCCAGCTTCGCCGGAGGTGTGCTGCGCTACCGGCGCTATGACGTGGCGGCCCTGGCCGAGGCGAGCAATGGCAGCCGGCTGAAGGCGGCGCTCGCGGAGGCTCCCGCCGTGGACGTCTGGCGACTGCCTTCTCCGCGCGTGTCCCTGGCGTATGCCTTCACGGGCGAGAGCGCCTCCACGCGGGTTTTGATTGGCCAGGTGGAGGCGCGGCTGGAGGAGGCGGGACGACGGGCCTTCGTCGCCCGCTCCGACGCGCTCGGGCAGGCCATCGAGGAGGGGCTGGGGGGCGGCGACTTCCAGGCGTTCTCCGAGGCGGTGAAGGCCCAGCACGCGCTGCTCCTGGAGCTGGGCCCCCTGGAGACGGAGGCCATCCGGCGCATCCTCGCCATGGCCGCCGCCTACGGCTGCGTGGGCAAGCAGTCCGGCGCGGGGGGCGGGGACGGCTGCATCCTCTTCGCTCCGGACGAGCGGACGCGCGACGAGCTGTGTGAGGGATTGACGGCGCGAGGTTTCCACACGCTGACGCTGGCGCCGGAGCCGGGAGTCCGGGGCGAGGCCCAGTTGGATGCTCGGCTGCGCACGTGGCTCGACGCGCTCGTCTGA
- a CDS encoding RCC1 repeat-containing protein, whose protein sequence is MTHPYSSRLRGVLGVALGLLLSVGCGQQGASLDSTGVEGSQAAAISRTKPKVRIAAGLWHSVAIRADGTVWAVGNNSAWQLGITSVEDTATPVQVPGLTSVTSVAVGDFFSTALRSNGTVWGWGALHRGQLGIPTTTSPTWRQATPVQIPGLTGVVAVAAGDEHALALKSDGTVWAWGDNWAGQLGDGGDGYRETPLAVSGLTNVVAVFAHDQTSYAVRSDGTLWAWGDNTFGKLGIGSFVSNSPVPVQVQGLTNVVAVTASPSHALAVKSDGTVWIWGLTNPTTWDMALAPVQVAGLTGCSDVAAGDGFSLVLKSNATVWSWGINNQGQLGDGTQHDRFTPAQVPGLTTVSALAASDTHALALRADGSIWSWGSNHHGERGDGTPPLYATPSLVQGALVGGQMVAAGASHSLLLNSDTTVWSWGLNRAGQLGDGTTVRHTAPAPVPGLHDVKAIAAGGNKSLALLYDGSVWQWGDGLLVPTKVAGLSNINAIAVSDTHALALDFDNKVWAWGNNTEGALGDGTWTSRATPALVPSLSDVMKVVATSHGSYAILFSGEARAWGSNMNGRLGISTGGSSSAVPLPVVGVTNVVSIAGGKDHGLAVTASGQGWSWGSNVNGKGLAGSASSSPSPRPMSIQGPVDVVAGDDTAFAWDGHGILWAGGDNGLGERGNGTRNPLELPNPVTGISNGVNSVAAGGAHVLAILPDGTLWSWGDNSDGQLGRGVPLDAISPVPSLLD, encoded by the coding sequence ATGACACATCCGTATTCATCGCGGTTGCGCGGTGTATTGGGAGTCGCGCTGGGGCTCCTGCTGTCGGTGGGCTGTGGACAGCAGGGCGCCAGTCTCGATTCGACAGGCGTTGAAGGCAGTCAAGCCGCGGCGATATCGCGCACGAAGCCGAAGGTGCGGATCGCGGCGGGGCTCTGGCACTCCGTGGCCATTCGGGCGGATGGCACCGTGTGGGCCGTCGGGAACAACTCGGCGTGGCAGCTTGGCATCACGAGTGTCGAGGACACCGCGACGCCCGTCCAGGTCCCCGGCTTGACGAGCGTCACCTCGGTCGCCGTGGGCGACTTCTTCTCCACGGCGCTCCGCTCGAATGGCACCGTCTGGGGGTGGGGAGCCTTGCACCGGGGACAGCTGGGTATCCCCACCACGACCAGCCCGACCTGGCGACAGGCCACGCCAGTGCAGATCCCCGGACTGACGGGGGTCGTGGCCGTAGCCGCGGGCGACGAGCACGCACTCGCCCTGAAGTCCGACGGCACGGTCTGGGCCTGGGGCGACAACTGGGCGGGGCAGTTGGGTGATGGAGGTGACGGATACCGGGAGACGCCTCTCGCGGTGTCGGGCCTGACGAACGTCGTGGCCGTGTTCGCCCATGACCAGACTTCCTATGCCGTCCGCTCGGACGGAACGCTCTGGGCCTGGGGAGACAACACCTTCGGCAAGCTGGGTATCGGCAGCTTCGTCAGCAACAGCCCTGTTCCCGTGCAGGTCCAAGGGCTGACGAACGTCGTGGCCGTGACAGCCAGCCCGAGTCACGCCCTGGCCGTCAAATCAGACGGCACCGTCTGGATATGGGGACTGACCAACCCCACGACATGGGACATGGCGCTGGCCCCCGTCCAGGTCGCGGGGCTCACCGGCTGCAGCGATGTCGCCGCGGGGGATGGCTTCTCGCTGGTGCTCAAGTCGAACGCCACGGTGTGGAGCTGGGGTATCAACAACCAGGGTCAGCTCGGCGATGGAACCCAGCACGACCGCTTCACGCCCGCCCAGGTTCCAGGGCTGACGACCGTGTCGGCGCTCGCCGCGAGCGACACGCATGCCCTGGCATTGCGCGCCGATGGGAGCATCTGGAGCTGGGGGAGCAATCACCATGGCGAGCGAGGCGACGGCACGCCTCCGCTCTATGCGACGCCGAGCCTGGTGCAGGGAGCCCTGGTCGGCGGCCAGATGGTCGCGGCCGGCGCTTCGCACTCCCTGTTGCTGAACTCCGACACGACCGTCTGGTCCTGGGGGCTCAATCGAGCCGGTCAGCTCGGGGATGGAACGACGGTGAGACACACCGCGCCGGCGCCGGTGCCGGGACTCCACGACGTCAAGGCCATCGCCGCGGGCGGCAACAAGTCGCTGGCGCTGCTCTACGACGGTTCGGTCTGGCAATGGGGTGACGGGCTCCTGGTCCCCACGAAGGTCGCGGGACTCAGCAACATCAACGCCATCGCCGTGAGTGACACGCATGCGCTGGCCCTCGACTTCGACAACAAGGTCTGGGCCTGGGGCAACAACACCGAGGGCGCGCTGGGAGATGGCACCTGGACCTCGCGGGCGACTCCGGCCCTGGTCCCCAGCCTCTCGGACGTCATGAAGGTTGTCGCGACGTCCCATGGCTCGTACGCCATCCTCTTCAGTGGGGAGGCTCGCGCCTGGGGCTCGAACATGAACGGGAGGCTCGGCATCTCCACTGGGGGCTCGTCGTCGGCCGTTCCGCTCCCTGTCGTGGGAGTGACCAACGTGGTCTCCATCGCGGGGGGCAAGGACCATGGCCTCGCGGTGACCGCGAGTGGCCAGGGCTGGAGCTGGGGCTCCAATGTCAACGGCAAGGGCCTGGCCGGGTCGGCCAGCAGCTCCCCCTCACCGCGCCCCATGTCCATCCAAGGGCCGGTGGATGTCGTCGCCGGCGACGACACCGCCTTTGCCTGGGATGGCCATGGCATCTTGTGGGCCGGGGGAGACAACGGCCTGGGTGAGCGAGGCAATGGCACGAGGAACCCCCTCGAGCTCCCCAACCCCGTCACTGGCATCAGCAACGGTGTGAACTCCGTCGCGGCGGGCGGCGCGCACGTCCTGGCCATCCTGCCGGATGGAACCCTCTGGTCGTGGGGCGACAACTCCGACGGGCAGCTCGGTCGTGGCGTGCCACTCGACGCCATTTCCCCCGTGCCGTCCCTGCTGGACTGA
- a CDS encoding RCC1 repeat-containing protein, whose amino-acid sequence MSRSCGVLGALLCLSWAMGCEQRTPLPTDEATQTASIVRTRPRVRLASGADHSLAIRSDGTVWAAGRNDFGQLGTGSFDSTSTPARVQAITGAVSVSGGTAHSVALRSDGTVWAWGDNWRGQLGDGTNLTRLTPVQVQGLDRVTSISAGRDHTLAAKADGTVWAWGYNDYGQLGDGTQASRNVPVQVQGLTGVVAVVSGHYTSFAIRSDGTLWSWGMNYDGQLGNGTYVHSAVPGQVQGLVGVVAAAAGRSNALAIRSDGSAWAWGSDDVVGYRVTAPFLIPGMTRCSDVTVGEGFAFITRSNGTVWAWGWNDYGQLGDGTKFPRYEPTEVVGLTGASVVAAGNSHALALRSDGSIWSWGGNRHGQRGDGAVIRYAVPVPVEGGPTGALEVAAGTAHSLLLHHDGTVWAWGQNGNGQLGDGTTDRRPAPTKVLGLDGVTDIAAGGGFSLARRYDGTVWKWGGGVSGPTQVPGLTNILAVSTSRTHALALRDDGTVWAWGENHNGELGDGTTTFRANPVKVLDLDGVMKVATGPALSLAVRHDGTAWAWGANWSGQLGDGTTESRTTPVQVRGLTDVVSIAGGVHHAMAVQSNGDGWVWGYDYFHAGMSGHDHDNLVPVPMQVSSLVEVVSGDYTAFAPAINGQVWAGGINDWGQAGDGTAVPAIDPVIVTGFSAGVTSLAVGDFHTLAIRPDGTVWAWGNNSDGQVGHGEPFDLLLPRPAAWW is encoded by the coding sequence ATGTCGAGGTCGTGCGGAGTCCTGGGAGCGCTGCTGTGTCTGTCATGGGCCATGGGCTGCGAGCAACGCACGCCCCTCCCCACCGATGAAGCCACACAGACCGCGTCAATCGTCCGCACGCGCCCACGCGTCCGGCTGGCCAGTGGCGCGGATCACTCCCTCGCCATCCGCTCGGACGGCACGGTGTGGGCGGCCGGGAGAAACGACTTCGGCCAGCTCGGCACGGGGAGCTTCGACAGCACGTCGACGCCTGCCCGGGTGCAAGCAATCACCGGCGCCGTCTCCGTCTCGGGAGGCACCGCGCACTCTGTGGCGCTCCGCTCCGACGGCACCGTCTGGGCATGGGGCGACAACTGGAGGGGCCAGCTCGGAGACGGCACGAACCTCACCCGGCTCACACCAGTCCAGGTCCAGGGGCTCGACCGGGTGACGTCGATTTCGGCCGGCCGGGACCACACCCTGGCGGCGAAGGCGGACGGCACCGTCTGGGCCTGGGGTTACAACGATTATGGCCAGCTCGGCGACGGCACCCAGGCGTCCCGCAACGTCCCCGTCCAGGTCCAGGGGCTGACGGGTGTCGTGGCGGTGGTCTCCGGCCACTACACCTCGTTCGCCATCCGCTCCGACGGGACGCTGTGGAGCTGGGGCATGAACTACGACGGACAGCTCGGCAACGGCACCTACGTTCACAGCGCCGTGCCTGGGCAGGTGCAGGGGCTGGTGGGCGTCGTGGCCGCGGCGGCGGGGCGGTCGAACGCGTTGGCCATCCGGTCGGATGGCTCGGCCTGGGCCTGGGGGTCGGATGATGTCGTGGGCTACAGGGTGACCGCGCCATTCCTCATCCCTGGCATGACCCGCTGTTCGGATGTCACCGTGGGCGAGGGGTTCGCGTTCATCACCCGATCCAACGGCACGGTGTGGGCCTGGGGCTGGAACGACTACGGCCAGCTCGGCGACGGGACCAAGTTCCCTCGATACGAGCCAACCGAAGTCGTCGGGCTCACCGGCGCCTCGGTGGTGGCGGCGGGAAACAGCCACGCGCTGGCGCTGCGCTCGGATGGCAGCATCTGGAGCTGGGGAGGCAATCGGCACGGACAGCGCGGGGATGGGGCCGTCATCCGGTACGCCGTTCCCGTTCCCGTCGAGGGAGGACCGACAGGGGCGCTGGAGGTGGCGGCCGGCACGGCGCACTCGCTGCTGCTCCACCATGACGGCACGGTGTGGGCCTGGGGGCAGAACGGGAACGGGCAGCTCGGAGATGGAACCACGGACAGGCGACCGGCTCCCACGAAGGTCCTTGGGCTCGATGGCGTCACGGACATCGCGGCGGGAGGTGGCTTCTCGCTCGCGAGGCGGTACGACGGCACCGTCTGGAAATGGGGCGGCGGAGTCTCGGGCCCCACCCAGGTCCCCGGCCTGACCAACATCCTCGCCGTCTCCACGAGCCGCACGCATGCCCTGGCGCTGCGCGACGACGGGACGGTGTGGGCCTGGGGTGAGAACCACAACGGCGAATTGGGAGACGGCACGACGACGTTCCGAGCCAACCCCGTCAAGGTCCTCGACCTCGATGGCGTCATGAAGGTGGCCACCGGCCCCGCCCTCTCGCTCGCGGTGCGCCACGACGGCACGGCCTGGGCCTGGGGCGCGAACTGGAGCGGACAGCTGGGTGACGGCACCACCGAGTCCCGGACAACGCCTGTCCAGGTGCGAGGCCTCACCGACGTGGTGTCCATCGCGGGAGGCGTACACCACGCCATGGCCGTGCAATCGAACGGCGACGGCTGGGTCTGGGGTTACGACTACTTCCACGCCGGGATGAGCGGCCACGACCACGACAACCTCGTTCCCGTCCCCATGCAGGTGTCCTCCCTGGTCGAGGTCGTGTCGGGCGACTACACGGCCTTCGCGCCCGCGATCAACGGCCAGGTGTGGGCCGGCGGCATCAATGACTGGGGCCAGGCGGGCGACGGGACGGCCGTCCCCGCGATCGACCCTGTCATCGTGACTGGATTCTCCGCGGGAGTGACCTCCCTCGCCGTCGGCGACTTCCATACGCTGGCCATCCGCCCGGACGGAACCGTCTGGGCCTGGGGCAACAACTCGGATGGCCAGGTCGGCCACGGAGAGCCCTTCGACCTCCTCCTCCCCCGCCCCGCCGCGTGGTGGTGA
- a CDS encoding SMI1/KNR4 family protein translates to MGGIKKTQGFGSLAAAFEKAGLATGARADRVDAEGQRADAAVSRDLPGAEGGYRGEIDRVNAWFSELRSPAPGREEGVPAVAVRIEGAPATPEQLRQVEHALGFALPPSFASFLLEVGAVSLLNPWGDATTPVGQLVAASASLEADVALTAARFVHAAEESGIRLDPTAPRLLLHVCEEQGGEAVFALCASRDDRGDSPVFMRFHDEPDALYHPSSDFRQWFRERLERLRAELQEDARRRGAR, encoded by the coding sequence ATGGGTGGCATCAAGAAGACGCAAGGATTCGGAAGCCTGGCCGCGGCCTTCGAGAAGGCAGGGCTCGCCACGGGTGCTCGCGCCGACCGTGTCGACGCGGAGGGCCAGCGCGCGGACGCCGCGGTGTCGCGCGACCTCCCGGGCGCGGAAGGTGGCTATCGCGGGGAGATCGACCGGGTGAACGCGTGGTTCTCCGAACTGCGCTCACCGGCGCCGGGCCGCGAGGAGGGGGTGCCGGCGGTGGCCGTCCGCATCGAAGGTGCTCCGGCGACGCCCGAGCAACTCCGTCAGGTCGAGCACGCGCTGGGCTTTGCGTTGCCGCCCTCGTTCGCCTCCTTCCTCCTGGAGGTGGGCGCTGTCTCCTTGCTGAATCCGTGGGGGGACGCCACGACCCCGGTCGGTCAGCTCGTGGCCGCCAGTGCCTCGCTGGAGGCGGACGTCGCCTTGACCGCCGCGCGCTTCGTCCACGCCGCGGAGGAGTCTGGCATCCGCCTCGACCCGACCGCGCCCCGGCTGCTGCTGCACGTATGCGAGGAGCAAGGCGGAGAAGCCGTCTTCGCGCTCTGCGCCAGCCGGGACGACCGGGGCGACTCCCCGGTGTTCATGCGCTTCCACGACGAGCCGGACGCGCTGTACCACCCGTCCTCCGACTTCCGGCAGTGGTTCCGCGAGCGCCTGGAGCGCCTCCGAGCCGAGCTCCAGGAGGACGCTCGCCGACGCGGGGCGCGGTGA
- the omp85 gene encoding Omp85 family outer membrane protein: MDTIALPMVSYNSDQGIGYGAVGAMYLYGAGKEPYAHAIGAQIFFSSRGMQSHYLRYDGPRLIGPLRVEGGLEYRRELRSPFFGAGNLSAPDFRGDLDNERYTYDKGSPGLWFRLRGRPFGATHPLQTYVGYGWRHTSVEPYDESMLTQQQPVGIEGGSTGQLLAGALWDTRDDEVDPLEGGVEEVALRVSGMATGSKYQYVGLTLSERRYVRLTSRLTIAQRLTLDMLFGDVPFFEWSNTGGVNVSEGIGGMSSVRGIERNRFSGNIKAFSNTELRFHAAQLRMFGKDMKLGAVMFLDLGRVWHPGVADGKWHEWHPGIGGGVRLSRRAAVVRMDYARSTETGRQRCYITFGHMF; the protein is encoded by the coding sequence ATGGATACCATCGCGCTGCCGATGGTCAGCTACAACTCGGACCAGGGCATCGGCTACGGCGCGGTGGGGGCGATGTATCTGTATGGCGCGGGCAAGGAGCCGTACGCGCACGCCATCGGCGCGCAGATCTTCTTCAGCAGCCGGGGGATGCAGAGCCACTACCTGCGCTACGACGGTCCGCGGCTCATCGGGCCGCTGCGGGTGGAGGGCGGGCTCGAGTATCGCCGTGAGCTGCGCAGCCCGTTCTTCGGCGCCGGCAACCTGTCCGCGCCGGACTTCCGGGGCGACCTGGACAACGAGCGATACACCTACGACAAGGGCTCACCGGGCCTGTGGTTCCGTCTGCGCGGCCGGCCCTTCGGCGCGACGCACCCGTTGCAGACGTACGTGGGCTACGGCTGGCGCCACACGAGCGTGGAGCCGTACGACGAGTCGATGCTGACGCAGCAGCAGCCCGTGGGCATCGAGGGTGGCTCCACGGGGCAGCTGCTCGCGGGCGCGCTGTGGGACACGCGCGACGACGAGGTGGATCCGCTGGAGGGTGGCGTGGAGGAGGTGGCCCTGCGCGTGTCGGGCATGGCGACGGGCAGCAAGTACCAGTACGTGGGCCTGACGCTGAGCGAGCGTCGCTACGTGCGGCTGACGTCGCGGCTGACCATCGCCCAGCGGCTCACGCTCGACATGCTCTTCGGCGACGTGCCGTTCTTCGAGTGGAGCAACACGGGCGGCGTCAACGTGTCGGAGGGGATTGGTGGGATGAGCAGCGTGCGCGGCATCGAGCGCAATCGCTTCTCCGGCAACATCAAGGCATTCAGCAACACGGAGCTGCGCTTCCACGCCGCGCAGCTGAGGATGTTCGGCAAGGACATGAAGCTGGGCGCGGTGATGTTCCTCGACCTGGGCCGCGTGTGGCACCCGGGCGTCGCGGACGGCAAGTGGCACGAGTGGCACCCGGGCATCGGAGGCGGCGTGCGGCTGTCGCGGCGCGCGGCGGTGGTGCGCATGGACTACGCCCGCTCCACGGAGACGGGGCGCCAGCGCTGCTACATCACCTTCGGCCACATGTTCTGA
- a CDS encoding alkaline phosphatase family protein yields MWAHGAIRRIGPKVPPVAVNRRRNLLMVHLDGVSKALLDEAIVAGRMPFVSRLIRSGMFHLDDAFWGAPTSTPYFQAGLLYGLRDSNLPAYAWFDRELGRRVQMNTPADALEIDERLRGRGRDSLLDGGGHGYFSLFRAGADNALSMSTLASFKQMARAFPYEMAGLSAARTRDAWSFLRSFGRDTWSATREVLQWSRAVHDWRNERAFLVSRLLFQRLGWSFAYSKSLVDMVRGVPVIYLVYGNYDEVAHRRGPRSELALEELYRVDTYLAELYAVARSVQRPYDVVIFSDHGHVDSAPLERGRGRRLESLLLEGPPAAPSEDVVRGLCQGRAPPAPDAAPRAPFAPVVVECGNFAHVYLTGAREALEARTLLARHPDILARATRDPDIALVALRRGSSAVAVVRGGVYGPDELDRAPLSPEFSRRAVASLLRGLPAMTTAGDLVLFGEAVRQGGTVGFAWEFGSHGGVTRTEAQSLVLWPADAPLDLSGLGHVSHLHARLAETYLDVAPRLRWVP; encoded by the coding sequence ATGTGGGCCCATGGCGCCATCCGCCGAATCGGGCCAAAAGTTCCGCCCGTGGCGGTAAATCGGCGCCGTAACCTCCTGATGGTCCACCTGGATGGAGTATCCAAGGCCCTTCTGGACGAGGCGATTGTCGCGGGGCGGATGCCGTTCGTCTCACGACTCATCCGCTCCGGGATGTTTCATCTGGATGACGCCTTCTGGGGCGCGCCCACCTCGACGCCGTACTTCCAGGCGGGCCTGCTCTACGGTCTGCGGGATTCGAACCTGCCAGCCTATGCGTGGTTCGATCGTGAACTGGGGCGGCGCGTCCAGATGAATACCCCCGCGGACGCGCTCGAAATCGACGAGCGCCTGCGGGGCAGGGGCCGCGACAGCCTGCTCGACGGGGGAGGCCACGGCTACTTCTCCCTGTTCCGTGCGGGCGCGGACAACGCGCTGAGCATGAGCACGCTGGCCAGCTTCAAGCAGATGGCGCGAGCCTTCCCGTACGAGATGGCGGGCCTGTCGGCCGCGCGCACGCGCGACGCGTGGAGCTTCCTGCGTTCGTTCGGCAGGGACACCTGGAGCGCGACCCGGGAGGTCCTCCAGTGGTCGCGCGCCGTGCACGACTGGCGGAACGAGCGTGCGTTCCTCGTCAGTCGGCTCTTGTTCCAGCGGCTCGGGTGGAGCTTCGCGTACTCCAAGAGCCTGGTGGACATGGTGCGCGGCGTCCCCGTCATCTACCTCGTCTATGGCAACTACGACGAGGTGGCCCACCGCCGGGGGCCGCGCTCGGAGCTCGCCCTCGAGGAGCTGTACCGCGTGGACACCTACCTCGCGGAGCTCTACGCCGTCGCGCGCTCGGTGCAGCGCCCGTACGACGTCGTCATCTTCTCCGACCATGGCCACGTGGACAGCGCCCCGCTGGAGCGAGGCCGGGGACGGCGCCTGGAGTCGCTCCTGCTGGAGGGGCCTCCCGCCGCTCCCTCGGAGGACGTGGTACGGGGGCTGTGTCAGGGCCGCGCTCCCCCCGCGCCGGACGCCGCGCCGCGCGCGCCCTTCGCGCCCGTCGTCGTCGAGTGCGGCAACTTCGCGCACGTCTATCTCACCGGCGCGCGCGAGGCGTTGGAGGCCCGGACGCTGCTCGCGCGCCACCCCGACATCCTCGCGCGCGCGACGCGGGACCCGGACATCGCCCTCGTCGCGCTGCGACGGGGCAGCTCCGCGGTGGCGGTGGTGCGCGGCGGCGTCTACGGCCCGGATGAGCTGGACCGGGCGCCGCTGTCCCCCGAGTTCAGCCGCCGCGCGGTCGCGTCACTGCTGCGGGGGCTGCCGGCGATGACGACGGCGGGGGACCTGGTCCTGTTCGGGGAGGCGGTGCGCCAGGGCGGCACCGTGGGGTTCGCGTGGGAGTTCGGCTCGCACGGCGGGGTGACGCGCACGGAGGCGCAGAGCCTGGTGCTCTGGCCCGCGGACGCGCCGCTCGACCTGTCGGGCCTGGGGCACGTGAGCCACCTGCACGCGCGGCTCGCGGAGACCTACCTGGACGTGGCGCCCCGGCTGCGGTGGGTTCCGTGA
- a CDS encoding lysylphosphatidylglycerol synthase transmembrane domain-containing protein, with protein sequence MGRLLLAVVGVVLSGVLLSTAFFRWNLRAPGPLLEPRFPLGAFVRELPGHLKWLLPFVLLQASIIPLRAVQWQGTLRRRVPFKERYHLVAIGAFVHNVLPGKLGDILRSFLLSRTERIPFLRCLGTVAVCKLMEFAALMLLVSASLLGPFGATLSRFEGQLKVAVSLCVGLVALVVLLAHWSTPLADALHRRHRLPRLEGLLHHVSDGLGTARSTRGLARVFFFSTGPVLASALAYGLALHGIGISGGLAAGAVVLGAISLGQALPGVPAGMGLYYFVTSWAARGLGASPEDAAAFATLTHLGTVLSQAGVGAISVHVRKIRVRDLRKGGSLAREAAHHVAHESVEPAPP encoded by the coding sequence ATCGGCCGGCTGCTGCTGGCGGTGGTGGGCGTCGTCCTGTCCGGCGTCCTGCTGTCCACGGCCTTCTTCCGGTGGAACCTGCGCGCGCCCGGGCCGCTGCTGGAGCCGCGCTTCCCCCTGGGGGCGTTCGTCCGGGAGCTGCCCGGCCACCTGAAATGGCTCCTGCCCTTCGTGCTGTTGCAGGCCTCCATCATCCCCCTGCGCGCCGTGCAGTGGCAGGGCACGCTGCGCCGCCGGGTGCCGTTCAAGGAGCGCTACCACCTGGTGGCCATTGGCGCGTTCGTGCACAACGTGCTGCCCGGCAAGCTGGGCGACATCCTCCGCTCCTTCCTCCTGTCGCGCACCGAGCGCATCCCCTTCCTGCGCTGCCTGGGCACGGTGGCGGTGTGCAAGCTGATGGAGTTCGCCGCGCTGATGTTGCTGGTGTCCGCGTCGCTCCTGGGGCCCTTCGGCGCCACGTTGTCGCGCTTCGAGGGGCAGCTGAAGGTGGCCGTCTCCCTGTGCGTGGGGCTGGTGGCGCTCGTGGTGCTGCTGGCCCACTGGTCCACGCCGCTGGCGGACGCCCTGCACCGGCGCCACCGGCTGCCCCGGCTGGAGGGCCTCCTCCACCACGTCAGCGACGGGCTGGGCACCGCCCGTTCGACGCGGGGCCTCGCCCGGGTGTTCTTCTTCTCCACGGGGCCGGTGCTGGCCTCCGCGCTGGCGTATGGGCTGGCGCTGCACGGCATCGGCATCAGCGGGGGGCTGGCCGCCGGGGCCGTCGTCCTGGGCGCCATCTCCCTGGGGCAGGCGCTGCCCGGCGTGCCGGCGGGGATGGGGCTCTACTACTTCGTGACGAGCTGGGCGGCCCGGGGCCTGGGCGCCAGTCCGGAGGACGCCGCGGCCTTCGCCACGCTGACCCACCTGGGGACGGTGCTCAGCCAGGCGGGGGTGGGGGCCATCTCCGTCCACGTCCGGAAGATTCGCGTGAGGGACCTGCGCAAGGGCGGCAGTCTCGCCCGCGAGGCCGCGCACCACGTGGCGCACGAGTCAGTGGAACCCGCACCGCCGTGA